Proteins from a genomic interval of Pseudomonas sp. RC10:
- the ligB gene encoding NAD-dependent DNA ligase LigB — protein MLLSRRVVAGVLAALCLNVAHAQSCPDWPPAQAKRELSTLQNQITQWDDSYHRQGISLVADELYDQSVHRLSQLKACFAPSSPPAQNPLKTARGERLHPVPHTGIAKLADEPAVEQWLKGKSDLWIQPKVDGVAVTLAYENGKLVQAISRGDGIKGQDWTAHALKISSIPAHVAEKENLVLQGELYWRLSDHVQAEAGSLNARSQVAGLLARNSIDGVEGAHIGLFVWDWPRGPRNMKERLERLKTLGFDDSARFSEPLETFAQAKQWREHWYTHPLPFATDGVVLRQGERPSADRWQAKTPYWLAAWKYPFAQVLGDVRKVHFNIGRSGKITPVLDIEPVRLDDRTVSRINVGSLKRWQTLDIRPGDQVAISLAGLTIPRLDGVVSRSAERTSMEVPDATAFHALSCWQPTEGCESQFRERLKWLGGKKGLALKGVGPGTWDKLIEAGLITGLLDWMHLDSALMSNIPGLGELSSAKLLKSFDVAREQSFETWLKAIGLPPAAGADLGDSWDTLAIRSVDQWQSEPGIGPARAKQLYAFFQDPQVQALSTQLREQGIKGF, from the coding sequence ATGCTGCTCTCCCGCCGAGTTGTCGCAGGTGTATTGGCTGCCCTCTGTTTGAACGTCGCCCACGCGCAAAGCTGCCCAGACTGGCCTCCTGCTCAGGCCAAGCGGGAGCTGTCGACGCTGCAAAATCAAATCACACAGTGGGACGACAGCTATCATCGCCAAGGCATCTCGTTAGTGGCCGACGAGCTGTACGACCAGTCCGTACACCGCCTTTCGCAGCTGAAGGCTTGCTTCGCGCCCTCGTCCCCACCTGCTCAAAACCCCCTCAAGACAGCTAGAGGTGAACGCCTTCACCCCGTGCCTCACACCGGCATCGCCAAACTGGCAGATGAGCCAGCGGTCGAGCAATGGCTCAAAGGAAAAAGCGATCTGTGGATTCAGCCCAAAGTGGACGGGGTCGCAGTCACCCTCGCTTATGAGAATGGCAAGCTGGTTCAAGCCATCAGCCGAGGCGACGGAATCAAAGGGCAAGACTGGACGGCCCACGCCTTGAAGATCTCAAGCATTCCCGCTCACGTTGCGGAAAAGGAAAACCTGGTGCTGCAAGGCGAGCTGTATTGGCGCCTCTCAGACCACGTGCAGGCTGAAGCGGGAAGCCTGAACGCGCGAAGCCAGGTGGCAGGGTTGCTGGCGAGAAACAGCATTGATGGGGTCGAGGGTGCGCACATCGGACTGTTCGTCTGGGACTGGCCGAGGGGGCCCCGCAACATGAAGGAGCGGCTGGAACGCCTAAAGACGCTGGGATTCGACGACAGCGCCCGATTCAGCGAGCCCTTGGAAACCTTCGCGCAGGCGAAGCAATGGCGTGAGCACTGGTACACCCACCCACTGCCGTTCGCGACCGATGGCGTGGTGCTGCGCCAGGGTGAGCGTCCCTCGGCGGATCGCTGGCAGGCCAAGACGCCTTACTGGCTCGCAGCGTGGAAATACCCGTTCGCGCAGGTGCTGGGCGATGTGCGCAAGGTTCATTTCAACATCGGTCGCAGTGGCAAAATCACACCGGTGCTGGACATCGAACCGGTGCGACTGGATGACCGAACCGTGTCCCGGATCAATGTTGGCTCCCTTAAACGCTGGCAAACTCTGGACATTCGTCCGGGTGATCAAGTGGCGATCAGCTTGGCCGGATTGACCATTCCCCGATTGGACGGGGTGGTTTCACGCAGCGCGGAACGGACGTCCATGGAGGTTCCAGACGCAACAGCGTTTCACGCGCTGAGTTGCTGGCAGCCCACTGAGGGGTGCGAAAGCCAGTTCCGCGAACGTCTGAAATGGCTAGGCGGCAAGAAGGGTTTGGCGCTCAAGGGCGTAGGACCTGGCACATGGGACAAGCTGATCGAGGCCGGCCTGATAACAGGCCTGCTGGACTGGATGCACCTGGACAGTGCACTAATGTCGAACATTCCCGGCCTTGGTGAGCTGAGCAGCGCTAAACTGTTGAAGAGTTTTGACGTCGCGCGCGAACAATCCTTCGAAACGTGGCTCAAAGCGATCGGTTTACCACCCGCCGCTGGGGCGGATTTGGGTGATTCGTGGGACACGCTAGCGATTCGCAGCGTCGATCAGTGGCAGTCCGAGCCGGGCATTGGCCCAGCTCGTGCGAAGCAGTTGTATGCATTTTTCCAAGACCCGCAGGTGCAAGCATTAAGCACGCAATTGCGGGAGCAAGGTATCAAGGGATTTTAG
- a CDS encoding LysE family translocator encodes MELSTLAVFIPACFALNMAPGPNNLLSISNASRYGFVRACTGGLGRLLGFAIMIALAGVGLTAVLHTSEWLFHAIKILGAAYLFYLAVQLWRAPADSHVDEGVVDVGSGRLARQEFLVAMGNPKAILLFTAFLPQFVDHSAPIGGQFAQLGAMFLALECIAIGLYCCMGIHARRLFARPSGKRLFNRTCAGLLAGAASFLLVARRG; translated from the coding sequence ATGGAGCTGTCGACCCTCGCCGTTTTCATCCCTGCCTGCTTCGCGCTAAACATGGCCCCCGGTCCGAATAATCTGCTGTCGATCAGCAACGCCTCGCGCTATGGATTCGTCCGCGCGTGCACGGGAGGCCTGGGTCGTTTGCTGGGCTTCGCAATCATGATCGCGCTCGCTGGGGTTGGCTTGACTGCGGTCCTGCACACCTCGGAATGGCTGTTCCACGCGATCAAGATTCTTGGCGCGGCGTACCTGTTCTACCTCGCCGTTCAGCTGTGGCGTGCGCCGGCGGATTCCCATGTGGATGAAGGAGTGGTGGACGTCGGATCGGGCCGGCTGGCACGTCAGGAGTTTCTGGTGGCGATGGGTAACCCCAAGGCGATCCTGCTGTTCACCGCATTTCTGCCTCAGTTTGTCGATCATTCCGCCCCCATCGGCGGCCAATTCGCACAACTGGGCGCGATGTTTCTGGCGCTGGAATGCATCGCCATCGGCCTGTACTGCTGCATGGGCATTCATGCGCGTCGGCTGTTCGCCAGACCGAGCGGCAAGCGCTTGTTCAACCGGACCTGTGCGGGGTTGTTGGCGGGCGCTGCGTCGTTTTTGTTGGTGGCGCGGCGGGGGTAA
- a CDS encoding neuraminidase-like domain-containing protein — protein sequence MDDASSPNAKDSIVMADTNAPAVAPEAATYAKLFPEQLADRCAPDALESNSGPIAYLHALYQQALALEATSTSDKRFTLANRRPDIGELLLDDAGLETKVAPLTLAINALTRQAKTHVGEDTRLIEVISESTQRAGLPFHYPFEQIQAVVKHKKIPLFDLLQQAEYSYPNFCYGNLRTEELRQVMRTSTGFSPALQKLLLDDSKADEDDFLAKRFGVTGTNTAVAEQLNNVEFFCLKTGLTPEEVQDMLAIEGVDDNAAKGFTSVRRSAAYSPSGKSAVDGSVYGASFINNGKAAVSLEDTLAEAGITLGIKDATAAHFGRMNQIIHLRHALKLSFAQTDLLVMSALRAEGQTKDFHLTANTLRAIGVFRYLNEVHEVTAEQFAALIHEVSPYAVSGKVPLLDRVLDGPGAGALANTEDGLIIDDGEFELAGTADEQGRSPSNTIIGHLSSAMGTDERLTRRYLAQATQALKQKKPSLSLPLISAIYRLSRLPRLLGLSLNEGADLIALLALDNPQVQSIVAGKGQISDDPDQADTLDVLIAFINVRQWLKRNGLSASAVLALLTVPEQTNADLKAIEKARENLLEYRPFDVVASCLTEDMIKKVLQAGDALKTGTWLALLKDYVSAQGLISSNLPVEGDIYAALKTLLADTLKDADSEKEKEKEKEKRIQDVDRIAQSLASTITNARIAQEDLAKGIFGKAFGKLLGNSATASAYALPLLKWIGKGPADLLADYQALGAVDTQTFKFWSDITRYALAIRLTGLSPAGLGALISHPQRFALEENTQPKSVKKTEDTNSATKLSLDLMYQLMRYRDWVGICRENKFGEDEALTYLTGLRPSQKTEDAYAAAAQLGLLIGWSSSETLLATPYLTQITRIKKPTEKGSLEAFLELLDSDELYYYNYCDKHVDQKGLGVLIQKFNKNGSTYPNANSIYNKFVKFLKDNPGPLKVEAKDYLPETQPAKWKTLTTNYTISEPLKLQKYEATETVVEHTLEAYSTVTDVDFALRLQNLSKCTSLSCQSLLDLAWLNEESSHSEFQVVAQVLVGACSDEAREAIEPYLKAKWRDALADYLLGYWASADASRQAELKTVDDLSSYFLTDISPTWEAMKTTPINQAISSLQHYLFRLFSHLEPGYDAAKMPEHANSAWEQYLSQYGSWKVWKAQFNHPENLIYYANRPKKSKAFEELEVEVNQGKLDTELLQTAICNYLTKFERLSNLQIVSGYLDGRDPKNDTYYLVGKTNTTPSEYYWRSVDMGLRDDQQRLSPLAWSEWQKIGLTTTGKIAQSLYIEDVKAIKTNHKSDAIRLVVISGRLYVFWVERGTTGLPSTDPKIKDPTPYKKVSVHYAYLQSDGFWSTANELMALDGFVNGERPKDNMGQPIKDDDNEWMKLDAWIPGLIVFVNTEGERETDPWLTVILYNSNPTHAKHKEINKGYYVEMRDLLLIEPKKLSDDETMKLYKTSYHSYCDIRNIQHAYDGRATLIKKDSEQHYDHINHIMASPAYEVKEHAFSFAARLNSTKTALHLEYKYNRNGDTDYGDELSIILGVKTSKEEEFSTLEHSNYILKHHDKPFPTQTKIYTLPSKAEKYTFRVRARSQYRWNVDSSQYTYDISTASTDEVWSVLIASSDDQAQYLDLTSVKDDLPEVASNKSRLNTLFGKQLVARASHSVEQALDWAAQKIQEPTIDESNPNPPVDFHGANGLYFRELFLHLPALIATRLTEQQQFEDAESWYLRYLFDPYRATSEEDGRPAYWNTRPLAEVGSGKSELSKPVDPTARAFILSRFYRQAVFLSLVENWQLQGDHYYRQLTLSTLNHAWLCYQQALKLIGPLPERAAVSRWTPVALSEVDEESFRTPINQRVIEARKTLQNRLYNLRHGLTIDGKALPDLGWSDEETDPFSSAKGGVNIIPARYNSDHTAIPVYRFRQLLPAARAAVQQLLDLGRYYMKLIQLDDDTGDALMEKAHEIRMSEFALRLGRENINAVLAKKQGLALSKQAAEFRKNHYAKLVDNGKLPKEEAATALTWTAAYLQYAAIPIEIVADVMDGTVPTIVGLAFGGMKPAELTRLGADAMRMASTAADFVAQQLLFESEFERTAAEWKLEERLADWDVRLIDKEMIETDIELRAATISLEESRQACQDLEEVYLGMTTDFLNVPVCNWLVARQEVIYGKAYDAVLSLCLSLEAAWRYEIGDYKRHAFIKTRAWSDSYKGMLAGESLLVDLLEMENAFLLANERRLTIRKTFSLKTVLTERPLLDAQDSNKNKTADPWLNAVLKLSSGEPLAFEFKAEDFDKNYPGHFLRQLRYVTVSFVSEEEGFSTDGLCAILAQTGSTTLVEPDQEGVDYFYGQANTVPSSIKRNLRAKQAIALSSAVDEDGLGYNPGESVHELMFHDGRYLPFEGTGAISQWELQIPDAEFASTLIDAASNVPNISDIQINLVYTARSDEALAEMVKKRKPVPAKSESKENSSASDTSTSGGADPVTKSIRDADADEKAKADAEAAAKAKADADADAAAKAKADAEAAAKAKAAADAAAKAKADADAAAKAKADAEAAAKAKAAADAAAKAKADADAAAKAKAAADAAAKAKAAADAKAKADADAKAKAAAAAAAAAKKK from the coding sequence ATGGATGACGCCTCCTCGCCCAATGCAAAGGACAGCATCGTCATGGCCGATACAAACGCTCCCGCCGTCGCACCTGAAGCCGCCACTTACGCCAAGCTATTTCCGGAACAACTCGCCGACCGCTGCGCCCCCGACGCGCTGGAATCCAACAGCGGTCCCATCGCCTATCTGCACGCGCTTTACCAACAGGCGCTGGCACTGGAAGCCACAAGCACATCGGATAAACGCTTCACCCTCGCCAATCGTCGCCCTGACATCGGCGAACTGTTGCTCGATGACGCAGGGCTGGAAACCAAAGTCGCGCCTCTAACACTGGCGATCAACGCCCTGACCCGCCAGGCCAAAACCCATGTGGGTGAAGACACGCGCCTCATCGAAGTCATCAGCGAATCGACCCAACGCGCCGGGTTGCCTTTTCATTACCCATTCGAGCAAATCCAGGCGGTGGTGAAACACAAGAAAATCCCGCTGTTCGACCTGCTGCAACAGGCGGAATACAGCTACCCCAACTTCTGCTACGGCAACCTGCGTACCGAAGAATTACGGCAGGTGATGCGCACCTCCACCGGCTTCAGCCCGGCGCTGCAAAAACTGCTGCTCGATGACAGTAAAGCGGACGAAGATGATTTTCTCGCCAAACGCTTTGGCGTCACGGGGACGAACACTGCTGTCGCCGAACAGCTGAACAACGTCGAATTTTTCTGCCTGAAAACCGGCCTGACACCCGAAGAGGTGCAGGACATGCTGGCCATCGAAGGCGTGGACGACAACGCCGCCAAAGGCTTCACCAGCGTCCGGCGCTCGGCCGCCTACTCACCCTCGGGCAAATCGGCGGTGGACGGAAGTGTCTACGGCGCCTCGTTCATCAACAACGGCAAAGCCGCCGTGTCACTGGAAGACACCCTCGCCGAAGCGGGCATCACACTCGGCATCAAGGACGCTACGGCTGCGCACTTTGGCCGCATGAATCAGATCATCCATTTGCGTCACGCCCTGAAACTGTCGTTCGCGCAAACCGACCTGCTGGTGATGTCCGCGCTGCGAGCCGAAGGGCAGACCAAGGATTTTCACCTCACGGCAAACACCCTGCGTGCCATCGGCGTGTTTCGCTACCTCAATGAAGTGCATGAAGTCACCGCCGAACAATTCGCTGCGCTCATTCACGAGGTGTCCCCCTATGCCGTCTCAGGCAAGGTGCCTCTGCTCGATCGCGTGCTCGATGGCCCCGGTGCTGGCGCGCTGGCGAACACCGAAGACGGGCTGATCATCGACGACGGCGAGTTCGAACTGGCGGGCACAGCTGACGAACAAGGAAGAAGCCCGTCGAACACCATCATCGGTCATCTGAGCAGCGCCATGGGCACCGACGAGCGCCTGACGCGGCGCTATCTGGCTCAAGCCACTCAGGCGTTGAAGCAGAAGAAACCCAGCCTGTCACTGCCACTGATCTCTGCGATTTATCGCCTGAGTCGCTTGCCGCGCTTGCTGGGGCTGAGCCTGAATGAAGGCGCCGACCTGATCGCGCTGCTGGCGCTCGACAACCCTCAGGTACAAAGCATCGTCGCGGGCAAGGGGCAGATCAGCGACGACCCGGATCAGGCCGATACCCTCGACGTGCTGATCGCCTTCATCAACGTTCGGCAATGGCTCAAGCGCAACGGACTTTCCGCCTCTGCCGTCCTCGCTTTGCTGACCGTGCCTGAACAAACAAACGCTGACCTTAAGGCCATCGAGAAAGCTCGCGAGAACCTGCTTGAGTACAGACCGTTCGATGTGGTGGCCTCGTGCCTGACTGAAGATATGATCAAAAAAGTGCTGCAGGCCGGTGACGCCCTCAAAACGGGCACTTGGCTGGCGTTGCTCAAGGATTACGTGTCAGCGCAAGGGCTGATCAGCTCTAACCTGCCTGTGGAGGGCGATATCTACGCAGCGTTGAAAACGCTGCTGGCAGACACACTCAAAGACGCCGATTCAGAAAAAGAGAAAGAAAAAGAAAAAGAAAAAAGAATCCAGGACGTAGACAGAATTGCCCAAAGCCTTGCATCGACAATCACCAACGCCCGAATCGCACAGGAAGACCTGGCCAAGGGGATTTTCGGCAAAGCATTCGGCAAACTGTTGGGGAACTCGGCGACAGCCTCTGCTTATGCCCTGCCGTTACTGAAATGGATCGGCAAAGGTCCTGCTGATTTGCTGGCGGATTATCAGGCGCTTGGCGCTGTCGACACGCAGACCTTCAAGTTCTGGAGTGACATAACGCGCTATGCCCTCGCGATTCGGCTGACGGGGTTAAGCCCTGCGGGGCTGGGGGCGTTGATCAGCCATCCGCAGCGATTTGCCCTCGAAGAAAACACCCAGCCCAAATCGGTTAAAAAGACAGAAGATACAAATTCCGCAACCAAACTGTCCCTTGATCTGATGTACCAGTTGATGCGTTATCGCGATTGGGTAGGCATATGCCGTGAAAACAAATTTGGCGAAGATGAGGCACTCACCTATCTGACCGGATTACGTCCCAGCCAAAAAACCGAAGACGCCTACGCTGCCGCCGCACAACTTGGCCTGTTAATCGGTTGGAGCAGCAGCGAAACGTTACTTGCAACGCCCTACCTCACTCAAATAACCCGTATTAAAAAACCGACCGAGAAAGGCTCTTTGGAAGCTTTTCTGGAATTGCTGGATTCCGATGAACTCTATTATTACAACTATTGTGATAAACACGTCGACCAAAAAGGCTTGGGAGTCCTCATTCAGAAATTCAACAAGAATGGCAGCACTTACCCCAACGCCAACAGCATCTACAACAAGTTCGTAAAGTTTCTGAAAGACAATCCCGGCCCGCTCAAGGTCGAGGCCAAGGACTACTTGCCCGAGACCCAGCCTGCCAAATGGAAAACGCTGACGACTAACTACACGATCTCTGAGCCTCTGAAGCTGCAGAAGTACGAGGCAACCGAGACAGTGGTCGAACACACTCTCGAAGCCTATTCGACTGTGACCGATGTGGACTTTGCACTCCGGCTACAGAACCTGAGCAAATGCACGAGCCTCTCATGCCAGTCTTTGCTCGACCTCGCCTGGTTAAACGAAGAGTCCAGCCATTCGGAGTTCCAGGTTGTCGCTCAGGTGTTGGTGGGGGCTTGCTCGGACGAAGCACGTGAAGCAATCGAACCTTATCTAAAAGCGAAATGGCGTGACGCACTGGCCGATTACCTGCTCGGCTATTGGGCGTCGGCGGATGCGAGTCGACAAGCCGAACTCAAAACGGTCGACGACCTCTCCAGCTACTTCCTGACCGATATCAGCCCCACGTGGGAAGCGATGAAAACCACGCCCATCAACCAGGCTATTTCCAGCCTGCAGCATTATTTGTTCCGCCTGTTCTCACACCTTGAACCCGGCTATGACGCGGCAAAAATGCCTGAACACGCCAACAGCGCGTGGGAACAATACCTAAGCCAATACGGCAGCTGGAAGGTCTGGAAAGCGCAGTTCAACCATCCGGAAAACCTCATCTATTACGCTAATCGCCCGAAAAAGAGCAAAGCGTTTGAAGAACTTGAGGTGGAAGTCAATCAGGGCAAACTGGACACCGAGCTGCTGCAAACAGCGATCTGTAATTACCTGACCAAGTTTGAAAGGCTCAGCAACCTGCAAATCGTCAGCGGCTACTTGGATGGTCGCGACCCCAAGAACGATACCTATTACCTGGTCGGTAAAACCAACACCACCCCGTCAGAGTATTACTGGCGCTCGGTGGACATGGGGTTACGGGATGATCAGCAACGGTTGAGCCCTTTGGCGTGGAGCGAGTGGCAGAAAATCGGCTTGACGACAACAGGCAAGATTGCACAGAGCTTGTACATTGAAGACGTCAAGGCAATAAAAACGAATCATAAAAGCGATGCCATTCGCCTGGTGGTGATCTCCGGCCGGCTCTATGTGTTCTGGGTCGAAAGAGGCACAACTGGTCTACCCAGTACTGACCCCAAAATCAAAGACCCAACCCCCTACAAAAAAGTATCGGTTCATTACGCTTATTTGCAAAGCGACGGATTCTGGAGCACGGCCAATGAACTGATGGCACTGGATGGGTTTGTCAATGGCGAGCGGCCGAAAGACAACATGGGACAGCCCATAAAAGATGATGATAACGAATGGATGAAATTAGACGCGTGGATTCCAGGCTTGATCGTATTCGTCAACACCGAGGGTGAGCGAGAAACGGATCCCTGGCTGACCGTCATTCTATATAACAGCAACCCAACTCATGCAAAACACAAGGAGATAAACAAGGGTTATTACGTTGAAATGCGAGACTTGCTGCTCATCGAACCCAAAAAATTAAGTGATGACGAAACAATGAAATTGTACAAGACCTCTTACCATTCTTACTGCGACATCAGGAACATACAACACGCCTACGACGGGCGCGCAACACTTATCAAGAAAGACAGCGAGCAGCACTACGACCACATTAATCATATTATGGCATCCCCTGCCTATGAAGTAAAAGAGCACGCATTTTCATTCGCTGCAAGATTGAACAGCACCAAAACTGCGCTCCATCTCGAATATAAATACAATCGTAATGGTGACACAGATTATGGCGATGAATTGTCTATTATTCTAGGTGTTAAAACCTCAAAAGAAGAGGAATTTTCGACACTGGAACATTCGAATTATATACTCAAACACCACGACAAGCCTTTTCCCACACAAACAAAAATCTACACACTGCCCAGCAAAGCCGAAAAATATACATTTCGCGTGCGTGCCCGCTCCCAATACCGTTGGAACGTTGATTCAAGCCAATACACTTACGATATTTCAACCGCCTCCACCGACGAGGTCTGGAGCGTCCTCATCGCGAGCAGTGATGATCAGGCGCAATATCTGGACCTCACTTCGGTAAAAGACGATTTACCTGAAGTTGCGTCGAATAAATCCCGGCTCAATACTCTCTTCGGCAAACAACTCGTCGCCCGCGCCAGCCATAGCGTTGAACAGGCCCTCGACTGGGCGGCACAAAAAATCCAGGAACCCACCATCGACGAGTCCAACCCAAACCCACCCGTAGACTTCCACGGCGCAAACGGTTTGTACTTCCGCGAGCTGTTCCTGCACCTCCCTGCCCTGATCGCAACCCGCCTCACTGAGCAGCAACAATTCGAGGACGCCGAAAGCTGGTACCTGCGCTACCTGTTCGATCCCTACCGTGCAACAAGCGAGGAAGACGGGCGCCCAGCTTACTGGAACACACGCCCTCTGGCAGAAGTCGGCTCCGGCAAATCGGAGTTGAGCAAACCCGTTGATCCAACAGCCCGTGCGTTCATCCTTTCCCGCTTCTACCGACAGGCTGTGTTCTTGAGCCTGGTGGAGAACTGGCAACTGCAGGGCGACCATTATTACCGCCAACTGACCCTCAGCACCCTCAACCACGCCTGGCTGTGTTATCAGCAGGCGCTGAAACTGATCGGTCCGTTGCCTGAGCGTGCTGCCGTGTCGCGCTGGACACCTGTTGCGCTATCAGAGGTCGACGAGGAAAGCTTTCGCACGCCCATCAACCAACGCGTCATCGAGGCACGAAAGACCCTGCAAAACCGCCTTTACAACTTGCGACATGGTCTGACGATCGATGGCAAAGCATTACCCGACCTCGGTTGGAGCGACGAGGAGACAGACCCGTTTTCCTCAGCAAAGGGGGGCGTGAACATTATCCCGGCTCGCTACAACAGCGACCACACTGCAATCCCGGTCTACCGCTTCCGTCAACTGCTGCCCGCCGCTCGCGCGGCCGTTCAACAGTTGCTGGATTTGGGTCGGTACTACATGAAGCTGATCCAGCTTGATGACGATACGGGGGATGCCCTCATGGAAAAGGCTCATGAGATCCGAATGTCGGAGTTCGCGCTTCGTTTAGGCAGAGAAAACATCAACGCCGTCCTGGCGAAAAAACAAGGCTTGGCGTTGAGCAAACAGGCCGCTGAATTCAGGAAAAATCATTACGCCAAACTGGTAGATAACGGCAAGCTACCGAAAGAAGAGGCGGCAACGGCGCTGACCTGGACGGCCGCCTATTTGCAATACGCAGCCATACCCATCGAAATCGTCGCCGATGTAATGGACGGAACAGTGCCTACCATCGTCGGGCTGGCGTTTGGCGGCATGAAACCTGCGGAGCTCACCCGCTTGGGTGCTGATGCCATGCGAATGGCCAGCACCGCGGCAGACTTTGTCGCTCAGCAGTTGCTCTTTGAGTCTGAATTCGAAAGAACAGCGGCGGAATGGAAACTTGAGGAGCGTCTGGCCGATTGGGACGTTCGACTGATCGATAAGGAAATGATCGAAACGGATATTGAGCTGCGAGCTGCAACGATCAGTCTCGAAGAGTCTAGACAGGCTTGCCAGGATCTGGAGGAGGTCTATCTCGGCATGACAACCGACTTTTTGAACGTTCCTGTCTGCAACTGGTTGGTCGCGCGCCAAGAGGTTATCTACGGCAAAGCCTACGACGCCGTGCTCTCTCTGTGCCTGAGCCTCGAAGCCGCTTGGCGCTACGAAATTGGCGATTACAAACGCCACGCCTTCATCAAGACCCGCGCATGGAGTGACTCCTACAAGGGGATGCTTGCAGGCGAGTCGCTGCTGGTTGATCTTCTGGAGATGGAAAATGCGTTTCTGCTCGCCAACGAACGGCGCCTGACCATCCGTAAAACGTTCAGCCTGAAAACCGTGCTGACAGAGCGCCCCCTGTTGGATGCCCAGGACTCCAATAAAAACAAAACCGCTGACCCTTGGCTGAACGCTGTTTTGAAACTCTCCAGCGGCGAGCCGTTGGCATTTGAGTTCAAGGCTGAGGATTTTGACAAGAACTACCCCGGACATTTTCTTCGCCAGTTGCGCTACGTGACGGTGTCGTTTGTCAGCGAGGAGGAGGGTTTCAGCACCGATGGTTTGTGCGCGATCCTCGCCCAGACCGGCAGCACAACGTTGGTGGAGCCTGACCAGGAGGGCGTGGACTATTTTTATGGTCAGGCCAACACCGTGCCTTCGAGCATCAAGCGCAATCTGCGGGCCAAACAGGCCATCGCGCTGTCGTCTGCGGTGGACGAAGACGGTTTGGGCTACAACCCGGGCGAGTCGGTCCACGAACTGATGTTCCACGATGGGCGCTACCTGCCCTTCGAGGGCACCGGCGCCATCTCGCAGTGGGAGCTGCAAATTCCCGACGCGGAATTCGCCAGTACGTTGATCGATGCCGCCTCCAACGTGCCGAACATCAGCGACATCCAGATCAATCTGGTCTATACGGCACGTTCGGATGAAGCACTGGCAGAGATGGTGAAGAAAAGGAAACCAGTGCCTGCGAAGTCCGAGAGCAAGGAGAACTCATCGGCTTCTGACACGTCAACGTCGGGCGGTGCGGATCCTGTCACCAAGTCGATACGAGATGCCGACGCTGACGAGAAGGCCAAAGCCGATGCAGAGGCCGCTGCAAAAGCCAAAGCCGACGCCGACGCCGATGCGGCGGCGAAAGCCAAAGCCGATGCAGAGGCCGCAGCGAAAGCCAAAGCCGCCGCCGATGCTGCCGCAAAAGCCAAAGCGGACGCCGATGCGGCGGCGAAAGCCAAAGCCGATGCTGAGGCCGCAGCGAAAGCCAAAGCCGCCGCCGATGCTGCCGCAAAAGCGAAGGCCGACGCTGATGCAGCGGCTAAGGCCAAAGCGGCGGCTGATGCAGCCGCGAAAGCCAAGGCGGCTGCAGACGCCAAAGCCAAGGCAGACGCTGATGCCAAAGCAAAAGCGGCGGCAGCGGCAGCAGCAGCGGCCAAGAAGAAATAG